The Patescibacteria group bacterium genome includes the window CCTCAAAAAAAAGACGGAGTGCCGTCGCTTGAAGAAAAAAAACTTTCCAATCAGCGCGAAGTATTGGAAGAAGAATTGAGATACCGCAAGAGTATTGCAACGATCAAAGACCTCATTGCTCCTGCAGCATTCGAAATTCAGCCGACCTATGTGCGTGTCGGTTCGCAGTTTTCTCGTGCATTGTTTGTGATAACCTATCCCCGCTACATCAATGTCGGGTGGTTTGCGCCGATTATTAACCACTCTGCATCATTTGATGTTTCGTTTTTCTTTGCGCCCCTAGCATCTAATGTAGTACTCAAACAGCTCCGCGACAAGGTGGGGCGCGTGCAGGCGGAAATTGGCATGCGGCAGGAAAAGGGCAAGCCGCGCGATCCGGCCTCTGAAATCGGCTTACGGGATATGGAGCGGTTGCGCGACGAGCTTACGCAGGGCACGGAACATTTTTTCTCCATCGGGCTCTATGTGACCATGTATGCCAATACGCTCAAAGAATTGGACAAACTAACAGAAGATATGGAGGCGGTGTTTTCCAGTAAGCTTGTTTTTACCAAGCGCGTACTGTATCAGGCGGAACAGGGATTCAACTCCACATTGCCGCTCTGTGACGATGAACTGCAGGTGTATTTCAATATGAATACCTCTCCTGCCGCGACGGCGTTTCCGTTCATTTCTGCTGACCTGACGACGGATAACGGCATACTCTATGGAATCAATCGGCACAATAATAGCTTGATTCTCTTTGATCGTTTTTCGCTGCAGAACGCGAATCAGGTAGTCTTCGCTACTTCCGGCGCAGGGAAATCCGTAGCATGGGATACTGATGCTTTGATAAAAGATCAAGTGGGAACGATAAAACGAGTTTGCATTGGTGAGTATATCGATGCGCTTGAGCAGGATCATCGATTTGAGCATATTGATGAGGAGTTTGACGGAGTGATTGATCCGGGCGTATCGGTATATACATTTAATAAAGATATGAAAGGGGAATGGAGCCGAGTAAGTGTTGCAGCCAGAAAAACAGCACCTGACGATCTCTATGTTTTTCGCACACAGAGCGGACGCGAAATAACCGTGACGGGAGATCATAATATGCTTGTTTTGCGCAATGGAGATGTGGTGGCGGTAAAGAGCCATGAAATGAAAGAAGGAGAATATATTCCTTTGCCAACCTGTGTTGCCAGTCAAAACGAGGAGTTGCTTTGCGATTCACTTAATCTCTTACTATTATTAAAAGATGACGCGCGCATCTATATTAAATCAGCTCTATCCAAGAACAGAATTCCTATAAAGACATTCATTAGTCAAATAGAAAATCTAGATGAAGTGAGTTGCAGAAAAATCATACAATTGTCAACAGCGTGTTCAAGGAATGGGTCAGGCTGGATGCCTTCATTGGAATATGCACTTTCAAAGCAATTTTTACGGCTTTTGGGATATATTGTCAGCGAGGGCAGCATTTCACAAAAGCATGTAATCATTTCGCAAGAAGACCGTGAAACAGTTGCGGATATTGCACAATGCCTCAACGATATTCAATGTCCGTTTTTCCAAAGGAAGGATGGATCATTCGTCATCGGAAGCCGGGTATTTATTTCGCTGATACATGCTGTGGGTGCGCATGGAATTTCAGCGACAAAACGTGTTCCAGGTTTTGTATTTAACCTTCCCAATGAATTTGTTACTGAGTTTTTAAAGGCGTATTTTGAGGGAGATGGCGGTTGTGAACAGCATGCAGTTTCTGCAACATCAAAATCAAAGGGGCTTATTTCGGATCTATCCTACCTCCTTTTGCGTTTTGGCATTGTCGCTCGGCTTAGCGATCGGCAAAAACATGCGACAAATAGTAAAGCGCGAGGCATCTATTCAATGCTTACTATTTCAGGGCAGGATTTTCTTCAACGATTCCATGATTCAATTCAATTCATTTCATCACGTAAGCAAGCTGCACTGGAAGCTCTTCTGGGAAAGACAGCCAATACAAATGTTTGGACAATTCCCGTTCAAGATGTTTTTCAAGAACTCTATTCACTCTTTTCCTGTCAGTTGAGGGGCATGCAGGATATTATTGAATTGAAGAATGGGTCATATCAGCCATCGCGTAAAAAATTACAGGAAGTTATTAATCAAATACGCATTCGCATCAACTCTTTTAAAAGTTTAAATGCAGATATTCAAAAATTAGATGCACTGCCAGCACTGGAAACCGTCATTGAAGCAGGAGTACAAAGAGA containing:
- a CDS encoding LAGLIDADG family homing endonuclease; translation: PQKKDGVPSLEEKKLSNQREVLEEELRYRKSIATIKDLIAPAAFEIQPTYVRVGSQFSRALFVITYPRYINVGWFAPIINHSASFDVSFFFAPLASNVVLKQLRDKVGRVQAEIGMRQEKGKPRDPASEIGLRDMERLRDELTQGTEHFFSIGLYVTMYANTLKELDKLTEDMEAVFSSKLVFTKRVLYQAEQGFNSTLPLCDDELQVYFNMNTSPAATAFPFISADLTTDNGILYGINRHNNSLILFDRFSLQNANQVVFATSGAGKSVAWDTDALIKDQVGTIKRVCIGEYIDALEQDHRFEHIDEEFDGVIDPGVSVYTFNKDMKGEWSRVSVAARKTAPDDLYVFRTQSGREITVTGDHNMLVLRNGDVVAVKSHEMKEGEYIPLPTCVASQNEELLCDSLNLLLLLKDDARIYIKSALSKNRIPIKTFISQIENLDEVSCRKIIQLSTACSRNGSGWMPSLEYALSKQFLRLLGYIVSEGSISQKHVIISQEDRETVADIAQCLNDIQCPFFQRKDGSFVIGSRVFISLIHAVGAHGISATKRVPGFVFNLPNEFVTEFLKAYFEGDGGCEQHAVSATSKSKGLISDLSYLLLRFGIVARLSDRQKHATNSKARGIYSMLTISGQDFLQRFHDSIQFISSRKQAALEALLGKTANTNVWTIPVQDVFQELYSLFSCQLRGMQDIIELKNGSYQPSRKKLQEVINQIRIRINSFKSLNADIQKLDALPALETVIEAGVQREYNSALWSELGQSWRLMKNGSVAPRAAQVFRASSVVWGDSWLVRDVKMMVKRGFEELGLYEKDFGRSFQDALWEENADMDYERLCRGARAVVGAYRTTYQALDRVNALIQKLVQLAESDLAWDPITSMQKKKCDKRYVYDLTVDNEVFLSGHGGLFVHNSYCVKLEILRTMMMGTDVIVIDPEREYQHLCDATGGTYINVSLSSQSKINPFDLPRAVGEQTTTTDILRSAVITLKGLMRLMLGKLTEEEDSVMDRALLETYAKKDITPETDLSKVEEIPSLTDLLEVLEGMEGTHSLVQRLKKYTDGTFAGLLNHPTNVELANQLVVFSVRDLEDELRPIAIYTIVNYIWNVVRSQLKRRILTIDEAWWLMQYEDSAKFIFALVKRCRKYYLGVTTITQDVNDFLTSPYGKAILTNSAIQVLLKQSPAAIDLIQRTFMLTEGEKYLLLESAPGEGIFFAGQKHVAMKVIASYSEDQLITTDPRQMLEIEAAKKEFADEKK